In a single window of the Candidatus Methylomirabilota bacterium genome:
- a CDS encoding dipeptide ABC transporter ATP-binding protein, with the protein MDAEPILRAQGLKKHFPVSQGLLWTKIVGWVKAVDGISFAVRQGETLAIVGESGCGKTTTAKLILRLEEPTAGQVFVDGKDVHALNGDVLKEYRTMVQAVFQDPWSSLSPRMRVREIVAEPLVINRQVSAQEVKDRVAEMLDRVGLRPQQADLYPHEFSGGQRQRIAVASALVSNPKLIILDEPVSALDVSIRAQIMNLLSDLQRQYHVSYLLIAHHLATTRYMAHEVAVMYLGKIVEKAKTRELFKNPLHPYTKALFSAALPAHPDSEREEIILPGEVPSPINPPSGCHFHPRCPFAMPQCAEVEPEEKEVAPDHLVACHLY; encoded by the coding sequence ATGGACGCCGAGCCAATCCTCCGCGCCCAGGGGCTGAAGAAGCACTTTCCCGTCAGCCAGGGCCTGCTGTGGACGAAGATCGTCGGCTGGGTCAAGGCCGTGGATGGGATCAGCTTCGCGGTTCGACAGGGGGAGACGCTCGCCATCGTGGGCGAGTCCGGCTGTGGCAAGACGACGACCGCCAAGCTCATCCTGCGTCTGGAAGAGCCGACCGCCGGCCAGGTGTTCGTCGATGGGAAAGACGTCCACGCGCTGAATGGCGACGTCCTGAAAGAGTACCGGACGATGGTCCAGGCGGTCTTTCAGGACCCCTGGTCCTCCCTGAGCCCCCGCATGCGGGTGCGGGAGATCGTGGCCGAGCCGCTGGTGATCAACCGGCAGGTGTCCGCTCAGGAGGTCAAAGACCGCGTCGCCGAGATGCTGGACCGCGTCGGCCTGCGCCCGCAGCAGGCCGACCTCTACCCCCACGAGTTCAGCGGTGGGCAGCGCCAGCGCATTGCCGTGGCCAGCGCCCTGGTGTCGAATCCGAAGCTCATCATCCTGGACGAGCCGGTCTCCGCCCTGGACGTATCGATTCGGGCGCAGATCATGAATCTGTTATCGGACCTCCAGAGGCAGTACCACGTGAGCTATCTGCTCATCGCCCACCACCTGGCGACGACCCGCTACATGGCCCATGAGGTGGCGGTCATGTACCTGGGAAAGATCGTGGAAAAGGCCAAGACGAGGGAACTGTTCAAGAATCCGCTGCACCCCTACACCAAGGCCCTCTTCTCGGCCGCCCTTCCTGCTCACCCGGACAGCGAGCGAGAGGAGATCATCCTGCCGGGAGAAGTGCCCTCTCCCATCAACCCGCCCTCGGGCTGCCACTTCCATCCCCGCTGTCCCTTTGCCATGCCCCAGTGCGCTGAGGTCGAGCCGGAGGAGAAGGAAGTCGCCCCCGATCATCTGGTGGCGTGTCACCTCTATTGA